The sequence below is a genomic window from Dryobates pubescens isolate bDryPub1 chromosome 17, bDryPub1.pri, whole genome shotgun sequence.
TGGGAGCGATGCTCAcctgctctctgccaggctgtgactGTGCTTTGAGAACTCCTGAGATGGAGCACTTGGCTCTCAAGTCACCTTCTGAAGGGTTCTGCCTGTTGGTCTGCCCACACTGAACACTCACACGTTAGGATATGAAAACTTGTACAGAGAATCCGTTACAAAGGCTTTGCTTTTTAACTTGCATTAGAAAGTGAGAGAAAGGTAAAGAgagcaagaggaggggaagaCAGTTAAGCAAAATACAGCATGTGAAAGGTACAAGAGTGCTagaggaggttgtagactggtttaagaggggactgtaTCCTGCAGGACCTAGAGCAGCTGGGACATCTCTGCAGAACACTGAGCCACCCGCAGCCAGgccttgcttttcattttcagacAGCTGCTTGCACATGGGTTTTGTAGGCACTTCCTGCCGTAGTGCTGGGCTGTCCTGTGGTAATACTGGTGTCCTTTTTGGGTTCTCTAGGTTGCAGATATCAAGCGTGTCAACAACTTCATCCGGGAGCAGGACTTGTACGCGCTGAAGTCCATCAAGATCCCTGTGAAGCCCCACGGGCTGCtaacagagaagggcagcgagctACGGCCGCTGCCGCCTGCGCCCTCCCAGACCGGCCTGACGCTGGTGGACTTGCCAGAGCTGGAGGATGCTgcgagcagctctgctgacagcagacAGCTGAGCGACTACTTCAAGGGGATCGATGAGAGCATCCAGGACGTGGTGCAGGCAGAGGGCCAGCTGAACAGAGAGTATTGCATGCACACACTAGAGAGGCCGCTGCCCCAGTCAgggaagcaggagagcagcagtggtgcagacTGTGGAATCCAATGGTGGAATGCAGTTTTTATTATGCTCCTGATAGGAATTGTCCTACCAGTATTTTATATCATCTACTTTAAAACACAAGGCCTGGTGGCCCATACCTCCAATGTAACACTAACCTCAAATATTTCAGCAGATGGAGTGGAAGGGAAATTACCACAAAGCTCAGttgtagaaaaaaaatcctgagaGAGGCAGCCAAACTCGGGCTCCTCTGCGGGCCCTGGAGCCCCTTTGCTGTGACTGACTCGAGTAATTCAGGGGGAGAGCAGTGCAAAACCGTTTCTTAAGTAGCTGCTGTTGTAATCCTGCCTGCCAGTGAGGTGATGTGATGTTTATGGAAAAATGAGGATGTTTTGTTGCTTACAAAGCTCATCAGGCAGCTGGCTTAACATTAGTGAACTCAGCTGACAAAGAGTATTTTGTAGCAATTTACCCACCTTGGCTGCTTCAGGTGTTTCTGAATGCCTTGTCTGAGAAGCAGGtcttgtgctgctgagctgaagaGTGCAGAGTGACTGGAAAGTTGTGGGGTGTTTGCAGTTCAAGGAAGCCCTTTTTGCTTGGAGGAGAAGCAAGGACTCTTGCTGAGCAGTCATTTCTGCCTCTCACAGACCTTGGCAGTTTTGGCAAACCTGACCCTGGAGTGGTGATTTCCAGTGCATTAAGCTAGGTGTATCATGGCACCAGGACACTGCCAACACCTCAGCTTGCCAGCCTATTGCACAGTTGTTGATGCTGCATTTATTAGGGTGCTTCAGGCCCACTCCAGGAAGGGTGAGCCCAGGCCTCTTTCCTTCAGTGGAATCCAtcagagacttctcctgaaCTCCAGTgtctctgcaggcagagctcactgCGGagtccctgctgtgccagggcactgctcagccagagccaggACGTCAGTGTCACTGCAGGTGGCCAGGGTCTTGGAGGTGAGTGTAGTGTTAGCTTGTGGTATGTAGTACACACTTCTTAAAGGCTCCTCtgttggagggggtggggggtagggGGAGAGTGGGGGTGGTGTTCTAGCCAGTGTTacctttttaaaaagaataGTCCAGAGTGGTGCATCTCACACACTCAATTTCAGCCATGGGCTGGCCTTTCCTTGTGTGTAGTCTTCATGTGATAGAGCAGGAAGGGCTAAGCTCATTTAATTTGCAAGGCCCAGGAAAGAAGCAGCCCTGCCTTATCTTAGTGAAGTTGCTGTTAggtgtttctgctgctgctggtattatcagtctcacagtataaccaaggttggaagagaccccaaggatcatcaagtccaacctgtcccaacagacctcacgactagaccatggcaccaagtgccacatccaatctccccttgaacacctccagggacggcgactccaccacctccctgggcagcacattccagtgacgaacgactcgctcggtgaagaactttctcccacctcgagtctaaacctcccctggcacagcttgagactgtgtccccttgttctggtgctggttgcttctgATTGCATAGGAACGACCACTGGCACTTGGGAGGCTGGTGGTATGCCAAGATGTCAGTgcacctgcagcctgtgctggtcaTGACAAGTCAGGAAACACCAGGTGCTAGAGGTCAACAGGAAATGCGGCCTGGGGGAGCTTTGCTTCATCAAGGCTAGGGAGTGGGGACAGAGAGAACCACTCTCCCAGAATCACACACTAagggctgctgagcacagtTATGTGACACGTGGCTGGGGATGGGGTGATGCAGGATGGtgggagcagccagctgggagcaTCTCACTGGTTCAGGAAGGCTGCCAGCCCTTGGCTTGTCTGCTGCCACTGCACTGGCAGCTGAAGATGCAGCCAGACATCAGGTTAGTGAATAAAGCCCTTCTCCGGCCTCCTTTCCTGCCCCAgggtctgctctgctgagctgtgcaggtTGTGGTGTGGCAAGGACGGCGTCCTCTGCAAGaatgcacactgctgctgagctgcagcgcAGCAGGGGAGGTGTGAGAAGCTGGCTTGGTTTTCTGctagggttggggtttttttggggctgggtggggtggtttttgtttggggtggtggtttttcttAAAGCCTTAGTGGTTGCtcttgctcccagctccccgAGCAAAGGTgcagctggatgagctctgtggCAGAGGCTGATGTTGTACCAGTTACACTTGTTTCCTGGGGAGGGTGTGGACTGACACTGCATGatggaggggggaggtgggacTGAGGCTTCCCAGCAGCCTGAGGAACAGTGCAAGGAGCAAAGAGTTCTGCAGTGTTCCAAGGACCTGTGTTTCCTGCAACCACCAGAGTGCTCAGGAAGGCCTGAGGGAACCCACTTGTGTAAACCACTCATCTTTTCTTCTGTGAAGGAAATCTCTTGGTTCTAGGGGAGGGGGATTattacatttttaaaataaagcagaattaaataacagcacaaggggcacccCTCACCCTCTTATTTCACCATCAGGCCATGGTGGcatccagctgagcagcaggtagAGGAAGGCCTAGGAAGAGTGTGACCTCAGAACACTTCTCTACCAAACATCTCAGGGACTGGGGGCGGCACCCTTTCCTTATCACTGGTTTCACAATGCACAGCTGtcgccagcagggcagagcaggaggaggagagggcagtACTACATGATAGGACTGCCTAACAGCCACCACCAGCTTCCCACCAGCACctgccaggctcctggcaggacttgcagcaggaaatgggagtgacagcagcaaaaggagctggagaaggacttggccTTTGGGACACCACTCTGAAGTTCCCCGTTTTCTGCAAGTGGCTGTAAGCATTTTGTACTAAGGCTCCGAGCATCAGTTCTTCATTTGGATGTAGCAACGAGCGCACCTCTCCCAAAGAATCTGTACCGGGAGGAAGAACCAGGGCTGCAGTTCAcacccagcctctccccactgGGATAcctggagaagggggaaggtgCAGCACAGGCCCGAGGCTCTGCAAACACGAGAGAGGCCGGAGTACACAGTAAAAGCCAGTATCTTTACTTTAGTGAATGCAGGATACAAATATTTTACAACAACCTCTAGCATTTTCTTAACCATTTGATAAAAAGTTCACTAGAATATTTATTGTATAttgaagaaaaaacaacacattcagggaaaaaaaaattgagattaacttattttttttcttaaaagatTCGTCTCAAGGATGGCAACAAAGTCCAGCTTGTGCCGCCAAACGGCTTGTCATTAACCGTGAACAGCTTCTTTGTGAACTGTTGACTACAAACATTTACCAAATACATAAATCTCTTTTAAAAAAGCCATTTTAAATATAGCAAAGCAGTGTTCTCTTGCACAGCAAAGTGAAGAAAGTTTCTACTAAGATTTAAATGTTTACATTGGTTAAGTCTTTCTTTCACATTCCAATTTAAACTTCTTCCCGTGCCCAATCGTTAGGAGTTGTTTTGTTCCTTATTTACTATGTATTTCTTGTGCGCACAGTAATTCCAAGTTTCTGATGCATGATTAGTGTCCCTCGAGTCAAAGGAAAGGCTAAAGCGTTTCTCTGACGAATCCCTGATTACCTGCATTTTTAAACACTACCGTGAGAGCTTGGAGATGGAGGTGATTTGTCACAACAGACACAAATCTTAGCTCATTCAGGCTTGCATGGGTTCAGACCAGGGGCGGATCCACTTGCAACTTCATTCAGGATGGGTAATTTAAAAAAGTACTTTTTGCCTGTTGAAACACCTGTGCTACGGCATCGCTTTCACCATGGTTATAAAACAGTTTTACAATTCCTAAAAAAGAATGTTCCAAAGTCAGTCAGCTGTTATTAAAAATCATGATTCCCACTTGTTCGGTGGCAGGAGAGTCTCCCCCTGACcacctggggggtggggtggtggatGGAATCTGCTGAGCCTGTTGGAGGGTCTGGGGCAACACAGGAACAGTCCCGCGAGCAGCTCCTCGGAACCgattgtttgttttaattcgTTGGTGTGATTTCAGTACAAACTCTAACCCTTGTGTAgcttttttctttaagaaaacAGTAATAGCACTGTTTAAAAACCTGCATAGAAATAAAGACTATTGAGATACAGTCAGCAAAGCCATCTTATAAGGCACACAAGAAAATAGACAGTAAATGTGAATGCAGAACTCCCACTCGGATGTACAGCAAAGTTCATATATGTGCATAAATCATAACAAAAATCTTCCCAGAGCATTAAAGGTTCTCTCAAGTGGTAAGGGGATTCAGTCGCTTGGGAAACAGTTGCCATTGGATGGAGTCTCCCTTTTCCTCTATGCATCTGCAAGGCGATAAACTAAGGACAATAAAGGAAGGGCGATCcacaaagggaaaaggctaaAACAAACTGCAAGGTCCACGGTTTTAAAATGACCATGGCAACAAGAGGTGGCCttggcagccctgtgctgactGTTCTTCAATTGCACCTTAAAGCAAGGACAGTGGGAGCCGAGTCCACTCTGGCTTCCCATTTCTCACACTTGTTGGCTACAGGATCCGGTAAGACTTTAAACTGGAAGATTTAAAGTCAAAGCGAGTCTGTAATAAAAAACAGGGCTAACTTTACAGGCTTTTGGAACGCCAACCAGCGCTGTAGGTTCTTCCCCAGCACTGGAACCATCAGCAGTGAGACTGAGTTGTACCTACGTAATTTGGTTCCCAGTATGAAGGGGTGCCACAtgtgcagggagaagagatgcACAGCCAGTCTGGACCTGGAAAGGGACCAGAGGGGGGCATGGCCAGGatgctccctcctgcagcatcgGCTCCACCAAACCTGGCtggcctcagcccctgcagcaagGTTTTGGCTCCAGAGACTGCTGCTGAAGCCCAGCTTTTGCCTGGAAGTCTCTAAGTTAACAGGAGAGAGgactctgtcctgctgctctccttgttccagcacagccaggctgcacgCAGGATCCCACTAGCAACCGCAAGCACAAAGCAGACCCTTCCCAGCCAGGTCTCCGcatctcacagcagcagcacaaaggaaCAGCACATTTGTTTCTGAGGCTGCGGCTTTACCCCAAACCACTTACCAACTCAGAAAACCTTTTGTGCTCCTCTGATATGTGTTATTTCCCTACCAGGAGAAATTAGGTCAAGTTTTTCCACTGTTtcgttttggtttttgttttgcttttgtttgtttttcctcctcagaATAGGCAGCTTTAAAATGATGCCTTAAAACCTTTTGTGTATTTATGCAGGATGAACTTAACACCGGATTATTTTTTTGCCACTTTGctatttatatacatatatataaaatgtataATGAAGCTTAACCATACAGCACAGAGATTACAATTGAACGGCACACATTCACCACCAGTGAGGGGAATAACCCCTTTATACACCCTCTGAAAAATCTGgataataatattaataataattaaaatccAAAGAAAGTACAGTATATTTAACAAAATAGTAAATATTAAACAGTGAATACTCTACTTAATAAGGACCTCGCCTTTCTCAAGTCGGCGTCAATCCACAAAAATATACTTTGTAATCTGGTGAACGTACGATACGTCGGTACTTACACCAAAGGTGATAATATATTTAGGATGCTATATACACAAAGAGTTTGGCTCAAATTTAAATTTACATAGAAGTGTTCATGGCTTATTTTTCCCCCAAGGTTCCGCCTGCAAGTTTTTCCTTTTCGTCTTCGAAAGCAAAAACTAGAAAGTCAAAATAAGATAAAACTATACTCTACAAAAAAGCTACAACATACAGCTTTGGCTTATATAAATAATTCATAGCAGAATGTGTTCAAAAGTACTGTATATAACTTTATATATAGTCTTCAATCCATTAGGGTATTGTTTTCTTTAATATAAAATATACATGAGCTAAAATCCGTTTCTATATTTGTCAAAGGTATGAACGTAAAAACAAATTTGTCAAACATATTCCAATTATAACTTaatatattaattttattttgttaatgTTCTATTTTCTAGGCTAATAGTTTCTGAATAGTTCATGCGAGTTCTCTATGTCTCTCTCTCACTcgttaaaaaaaatcacttctttGACCCAATACACTATTTTTATGGTTTTTTAGCACGTGCAAAACAgggtttttgtttatttcttatAGCATCAGCCCTTCTCCATGCACCCTCTGCGATAGAGACCCATGCCAGGTTGGGTAATATAAAGGTCGTTTTATGTACAGTattgctttcttcttcctgcttctctACTGCTCTGCTGCTACAAAGCATTATTTCTTAACTACGAGTAACCATACAGCTTGAATACACACACAGGGACGTTACTACAGGCGAGCCCTCCCGGTTTCGGCAATCTAGTGTGGTCGGGTTATACTGCGGGTAGAGGGTTTCTCTGCAAAACAGATTATATCATGAAAACAACGAGTCCAGGTAAGTGCCAGACTAGATCAATACCTACAGGATTGTTCTCTTACGTTTTACCatgggacatctgcagctataCAAGAAGTTTGTCGTAAGTGCCTGATGATTTTGTGTATGCTACACACACTAGCACATATATATGCGTGTGAAgatatatatatgcatgtatgtatatacatataaatataCTTATGTCCTTATTTATAAATTTAGATATGTCAGGACAGTTCACTTTGAGAACACAAAACTGAGGTGGTAGAGCCAAGCATTTATGTCACCCACGTGTCCATCCTCATCCGCTTCACCGAGGGACTCTCCCGGTCTTCTGAATTCGGTGGCCTGCCCAGCACGACGGGCGAATGGAAATCGCTTCGCGGGTCTTCCCGGTCGCTGCCGTCgtaggagctgctggagctgctgagactGTCGACAGGAGAGCGACCCAGTTCCTGCCgcgactgctgctgctgctgctgctgctggggctggggctgaggctggggctggggctgcggctgtgactggggctgctgctgctgcgggaaCCCAGAGGGAGTTACACGGTCCCGGGGAGGTGAAATTGGTTCAGATTTTATGTTGATGTTTTGGTTGGTGTTAATGGATAAATTTGAACCCTGAGATAGCTGGCTGCCAGtactggggaaaagaaaaccaaaaggcagaaataagacaacaggaaaaaggaaaagaaagtgacAATTCACGTGTCGGGGTGATGGCGTGGCCGTGTGGTTCAGCACCCTCAACATGAGTCTGTGAATAAACACAACTTACTGAAGTGAAGAGACCAAGCTGGAAAAAGCATTGATTAAGGGTCTGAATGCATCACAGCAGTTacaaccaaacagaaacaatCCCCATTTCCAAACATTTCACCACACAATGACTCCTGTGTGTGAAGCtaggccagcagggacacagcttcTCAGCCCCAGGACTGACTGATCAAAGACATGAAACACGAATGCTTCTCAGCCACCGAGCAAATTCAAAAGGCAATGACCATCACCAGAGATATGCTGCTGGTGCTAAACATTCCCCAGAACAGATTATTAGCCTGAAGTGAGAGCAGCTCCCAAGTGACTGCTGGGTCAGAGGTACTTACACGAGAGAGCTGAGGGCGGATGGACCaaggtggtgctgctgccaggctgacaCCTGCCCCAAGGACAGCATCCCTGGGGAGTTAAACCCCTGCAAGGCAGACAGGTCTGCACTAGTCAAGGAGTAATCtaagggggaaacaaaacaagaaagcagTTTGTAgatgtatttttatatatatataaatacatgagGACACAGGCagtaccccccccccccccgaaataGAAAGGCTTCTGCACAAAACAAAGGCAAGTGACCCAAAGGAGACCAACCACGGAAACTGGAGCCTGGGAGCAGTCCCCACCAGAGTTTAGCAGGACATAAGCCTCTAAGTGGCAATTTCTTTTGTGTTCTGCTTTCCATGTCCACACGTTGCTGTCTCTCGGAGCTTCTTCTGAACCCACAGGCAGAAGGTATTTATGCCTTTACATCTgtatttttatacatatatataaaatgtgtCTTGCAGTGAAGAGCAGCATTTCCATTTTTGAAGAGTCTCACTTGTACGGAAATTTTAGAACAGAAAGGGGAGAATTCATACAGGTCAGTAGAAGGCATAGTGCCTGTTGCTCTGAATTTCCCTGTGCCCAGAATGGTTTCACTCTTTCCTTGGTCTGATTAAACTGTCATTTCTCCATCTCACAAATGCCCTGAGAAGAATGTGATTATTTGAAACACAAGCAGGTAACAAAATCTCTCACTAATCAGTGAGCGGCTGCTAGTCTTGGCgaggctgcagtgctgagacacttcTCACTTCCCTCACAGGGGTGAAGTTATTTTCACTTTAGCACTCACTCTTTTCTTTCAGGTtttaaaacaaagccaaacacttctctgcttttaattattttgcaaCACAGCATCCTTAAAATAGTTTCCAGTCTCTTAAGAACGTGACAAAATGCCAGCAGACAAACTTGTTTCACACTGCCAGAGGACGAAGCAGAAATTCTGCTTAaaatttatttggggttttgattttttattattttttttttaaatcattgtCCTAAGATAAAACCACCCTTCCCATTCATCGTTCTTGAGGTAAGCTTTCTTGAGCTATTTCTCCATGCCCATCCACCACCTTCCTTGCTTGCTAAGGACAGCTTCTAGGTTTccctttgcccagggaggcaggtgagcccagtgccagcagggcacTGCACCGTGCACAGATGCTTCAGGGCAGGAATATTCCAGAAGACCCTGGGTTGCACCTCAGCAGGTGCAGCTGCTGACACCAccttttccttcatttcttc
It includes:
- the LYSMD4 gene encoding lysM and putative peptidoglycan-binding domain-containing protein 4, with translation MRLNESRTRSFQAPVTVHAYPGGQVYVFPRGLSDSEGSSEEELNVTELRPRGREQQRCSTARDRAADVVLLERELTEDDNLNKLALQYGCQVADIKRVNNFIREQDLYALKSIKIPVKPHGLLTEKGSELRPLPPAPSQTGLTLVDLPELEDAASSSADSRQLSDYFKGIDESIQDVVQAEGQLNREYCMHTLERPLPQSGKQESSSGADCGIQWWNAVFIMLLIGIVLPVFYIIYFKTQGLVAHTSNVTLTSNISADGVEGKLPQSSVVEKKS